CCCGCGCCCTGGCCCACGGCCTGGACGTGGTGGCCTGGGACCCGGCGCCGGGCGCTGAAGCAGCCCTGCGCCAGCGGGTCGCCAACGCCTGGGGCGCTCTGGAAAAACAGGGCCTGGCCCCCGGAGCCTCGCCACAGCGCCTGCGCTTTGTCAGCACCATCGAAGAGTGCGTGAAAGACGCCGACTTCATCCAGGAAAGCGCTCCCGAGCGCCTGGAACTCAAGCTGGAACTGCACAGCAAGATCAGCGCCGCGGCCAAGCCCGACGCCCTGATCGGCTCCAGCACCTCGGGCCTGCTGCCCAGTGAATTCTATGAGGGCTCGACCCACCCGGAACGCTGCGTGGTGGGCCATCCGTTCAACCCGGTGTACCTGCTGCCGCTGGTGGAGGTGGTGGGCGGCCAGCGCACCGCACCCGCAGCGATCCAGGCGGCAATCAAGGTCTATGAATCCTTGGGGATGCGCCCCTTGCATGTGCGCAAGGAAGTACCGGGGTTCATCGCCGACCGCCTGCTCGAAGCGCTGTGGCGCGAAGCCCTGCACCTGGTCAACGACGGCGTGGCGACCACCGGGGAGATCGACGATGCGATCCGCTTTGGCGCCGGCCTGCGCTGGTCGTTCATGGGCACCTTCCTCACCTACACCCTGGCCGGGGGCGACGCCGGCATGCGCCATTTCATGGCCCAGTTCGGCCCGGCGCTGCAACTGCCCTGGACCTACCTGCCGGCCCCGGAGCTGACCGACCAGCTGATCGACGACGTGGTCGAAGGCACGGCCGAGCAACTGGGCACGCACAGCATCTCGGCCCTGGAGCGCTATCGTGATGACTGCCTGCTGGCGGTGCTGGAGGCGGTGAAAACCACCAAGGCCAAGCACGGCATGCACTTTCACGACTAACCCAACCCCCGTAGGAGCTGGCTTGCCAGCGAATAGGCCCTCAAGCCAGGCGCACACCCAACGGACGCCTTCGCCGCCAAGCCGGCTCCTACCGTTATCCGGTGATCCCATGCCTGCCCTGACCACCTACAGCACCCGCATCATCAAAGACTGGGTCGACTACAACGGCCATCTACGCGATGCCTTCTACCTACTGATCTTCAGCTACGCCACCGATGCCCTGATGGATCGCCTGGGGCTCGACAGCGACAACCGCGACGCCAGCGGCCACTCGCTGTTCACCCTGGAACTGCACCTGAACTACCTGCACGAGGTGAAGCAGGGCACCGAGGTCGAGGTCCATACCCAGATCATCGGCCACGACCGCAAGCGCCTGCACCTGTATCACAGCCTGCACAGGGCCGGAGATCCCCAGGAGCTGGCCGGTAACGAGCAGATGCTGCTCCACGTCGACCTCGCCGGCCCCCGCTCCGCGCCGTTCGACGAAGCGGTGTTGCAGCGCCTGCAAAGCATGGCGGCCGAACAGGCCGATCTGCCGCGCCCCGCCTACATCGGCCGGGTCATCGGCCTGCCCGCGGAAAAATAATCAGCCGTAGAAAAGGAGATCACCGTGAACACCGCCGCCCTTGCCGACTATCGCCGTTACCCGCTGATCAGCCCGTTAAGCGCCGTCCAGGTATTGCCGGACCGGGTTCAGGTGCGCTGGGCCGATGATCGCCTCAGCCCCTTTCATCACCAGTGGCTGCGGGACAACTGCCCCTGCACGCAATGCGTCTACAGCGTGACCCGCGAACAGGTACTGGAAATCATCGACGTGCCCGAAGACCTCGGCTGCCTCGGGGCACGCATCGACAGCCAGGGTTGCCTGTGCCTGGACTGGGCGGACGGCCACCAGAGTCGCTTCGACCCCGGCTGGTTGCGAGCCCACGCCTATGACCGGCAATCCCGCGAGGAACGCCGCGCCCACAAGGCGCAGAGCCAGCTGTGGGACAGCCGCCTGCAACTGCCGGTATTCGACTATCA
This genomic stretch from Pseudomonas sp. Os17 harbors:
- a CDS encoding L-carnitine dehydrogenase produces the protein MTFITNIKTFAALGSGVIGSGWVARALAHGLDVVAWDPAPGAEAALRQRVANAWGALEKQGLAPGASPQRLRFVSTIEECVKDADFIQESAPERLELKLELHSKISAAAKPDALIGSSTSGLLPSEFYEGSTHPERCVVGHPFNPVYLLPLVEVVGGQRTAPAAIQAAIKVYESLGMRPLHVRKEVPGFIADRLLEALWREALHLVNDGVATTGEIDDAIRFGAGLRWSFMGTFLTYTLAGGDAGMRHFMAQFGPALQLPWTYLPAPELTDQLIDDVVEGTAEQLGTHSISALERYRDDCLLAVLEAVKTTKAKHGMHFHD
- a CDS encoding thioesterase family protein; this translates as MPALTTYSTRIIKDWVDYNGHLRDAFYLLIFSYATDALMDRLGLDSDNRDASGHSLFTLELHLNYLHEVKQGTEVEVHTQIIGHDRKRLHLYHSLHRAGDPQELAGNEQMLLHVDLAGPRSAPFDEAVLQRLQSMAAEQADLPRPAYIGRVIGLPAEK